Proteins encoded together in one Microplitis mediator isolate UGA2020A chromosome 7, iyMicMedi2.1, whole genome shotgun sequence window:
- the LOC130672093 gene encoding echinoderm microtubule-associated protein-like 2 isoform X3 codes for MSTDMMNTIDEADQAWNEMLECETGSLLGRVADLERQSLAQRDEIVCLRATLADALRRITQLENRDKRDDEKHDRKNDRLLSSPLRNGHISLRATQNSVQKDVMRNRQTNSPCLKNSSSSGSSQDVRDSNVNSRRPASYTAPSQLPQRRSVHYQSTNSLHSDSPSSSSVSPVPSPSPRATPLPTASRSPTARSNGPPQSSLRRAKRWSSTGDFIHSPQSPNNSHLTSSRLSTSTKSLFNLFKPPVLNNVKHGTRDMQYNESEGTVRMYLRGRPIVLHVPTSYVDSYDPHKVNTPPQSKLKLDWVYGYRGKDCRSNLHLLPTGEIVYFVASVVVLYNMEEHCQRHYLGHTDDVKCIAIHPNKLVVATGQVAGTDKRDAMPHIRIWNAVSLATLTIIGVGEFDGSICCLSFSKADGGSFLCAIDETSDHNISIWDWQKGERGTKVTETKCSVDTVVCADWHPLERNQIVSCGKGHVSFWSLDNGGMLYKRMGVFESREKPRYVTCLAFNQNGDVLTGDSNGNVIIWARGTNTISTLVKSLHEGSIFSICVLKNGNIVTGGGKDGRILYLDNSLQPTGEGAQIEDHFGGIRTVSEGRGSQLLIGTTRNCILVGDTEIGFCPAMLGHTEEVWGLAAHPTLPQFATAGHDRLLQMWDSLSHSVVWSKDIGELAQSVCFSPDGSVMVVGCVSGKWLVIDSESREFYTHHSDGSEALQVARYSPDGTLLAIGSRDNCIYIYQINETAKKYNRVGRCMGHSSFVTHLDWSVDSQYLRSNSGDYELLYWNPGVCRQIPQSSNLKDIEWATHTCVISFETIGIWPEGADGTDVNNCSRSGEGKLLATGDDFGKVRLFSYPACQPKSLSYTYGGHSSHVTNVTFLHDDTRIVSIGGNDTSVLQWIVN; via the exons atgtctACAGACATGATGAATACAATTGACGAAGCTGATCAGGCTTGGA ATGAGATGTTGGAATGCGAGACAGGATCTCTCCTTGGCAGAGTAGCAGACCTCGAGAGACAGTCCTTGGCACAAAGGGACGAGATTGTCTGTCTCCGTGCAACTTTAGCAGACGCATTACGACGTATAACGCAGCTGGAGAACCGTGACAAGAGAGATGACGAGAAACATGATAGAAAGAATGATAGATTGTTGTCGTCACCTTTGAGAAACGGTCATATATCTCTGAGAG CGACACAAAATTCTGTACAAAAGGATGTGATGAGAAACCGACAGACTAATTCACCGTGCCTAAAAAATTCATCGTCTTCTGGATCAAGTCAGGATGTCAGAGATTCTAATGTTAATTCTAGAAGACCCGCTAGTTATACTGCACCTTCGCAACTGCCACAAAG acgATCAGTCCACTACCAATCAACAAATTCATTGCATTCAGACAGTCCCAGTAGCAGCAGTGTCTCCCCTGTGCCATCACCCAGCCCTCGAGCGACCCCATTACCCACTGCCAG CAGGTCGCCTACAGCCCGATCCAACGGACCTCCTCAAAGTAGTCTGCGACGCGCGAAACGTTGGTCGTCAACCGGAGACTTTATTCACTCTCCCCAGTCGCCAAACAATTCTCACCTAACCAGCTCcag ATTATCAACATCAACCAAGTCACTGTTCAACCTGTTCAAGCCTCCGGTCCTGAACAACGTCAAGCATgg cacCAGAGACATGCAGTACAACGAGTCGGAAGGGACCGTGCGAATGTATTTGCGTGGAAGACCCATAGTCCTCCATGTTCCTACATCCTACGTTGATAGTTACGACCCGCACAAAGTTAACACACCACCGCAGAGTAAATTGAAGCTGGACTGGGTCTATGGGTACCGGGGAAAAGATTGCCGCAGTAATTTACACCTTTTGCCGACCGGTGAAATTGTATACTTTGTCGCATCCGTTGTCGTCCTTTATAACATGGAGGAGCACTGCCAGAGGCATTATTTAGGACATACTGATGACGTTAAATGTATTGCCATTCATCCTAATAAATTAGTCGTCGCTACTGGACAAGTTGCTGGTACTGACAAACGGGATGCgatg cCTCACATAAGAATATGGAACGCAGTAAGTCTTGCTACGCTGACTATAATCGGCGTTGGTGAATTCGACGGATCAATTTGTTGCCTGTCATTTTCAAAAGCTGACGGCGGGAGTTTTCTTTGTGCAATTGACGAGACTTCTGATCACAATATTTCTATTTGGGACTGGCAGAAGGGTGAACGCGGTACCAAAGTCACCGAGACGAAG TGCTCAGTGGACACGGTCGTGTGCGCAGACTGGCATCCGTTGGAACGCAACCAAATAGTATCCTGTGGCAAAGGACACGTATCATTCTGGTCACTTGACAATGGCGGCATGCTTTATAAACGTATGGGAGTTTTTGAGAGCCGGGAGAAACCAAGATACGTAACTTGTCTGGCGTTTAATCAAAATGGTGACGTTTTAACTGGAGATAGTAATGGAAATGTAATTATATGGGCGcgag gGACAAATACTATTTCTACGCTGGTAAAAAGCTTACATGAAGGATCgatattttcaatatgtgTATTGAAGAACGGAAATATTGTTACCGGAGGCGGTAAAGACGGTCGTATTCTTTACTTGGACAATTCCTTGCAACCAACAGGCGAAGGAGCACAAATTGAAGACCATTTTGGCGGAATAAGAACAGTGTCAGAAGGAAGGGGCTCGCAATTATTGATCGGCACTACGAGAAATTGTATTCTAGTTGGAGACACGGAAATAGGATTCTGTCCAGCGATGCTGGGTCACACTGAAGAGGTATGGGGTCTTGCGGCACATCCTACTCTGCCCCAATTCGCGACCGCTGGACATGACAGACTTCTCCAGATGTGGGACAGTCTCAGTCACTCGGTCGTTTGGAGCAAAGACATAGGAGAGCTGGCTCAGAGCGTTTGTTTTTCTCCCGATGGCAGTGTTATGGTGGTAGGATGTGTCTCTGGTAAATGGCTGGTTATTGACAGCGAGTCGAGGGAATTTTATACCCATCATTCAGATGGTTCAGAGGCACTTCAGGTTGCTAGATATTCACCCGATGGTACTTTACTAGCTATCGGCTCACGTgataattgtatttatatttatcaaataaatgagacggctaaaaaatataacagagTTGGTAGATGTATG GGACATTCAAGTTTTGTAACTCATCTAGATTGGTCTGTAGACAGTCAATATTTACGAAGTAATAGTGGAGACtatgaattattatatt GGAATCCTGGAGTATGCAGACAAATTCCACaatcatcaaatttaaaagacaTTGAATGGGCAACACATACATGCGTGATATCATTTGAAACGATAGGAATCTGGCCAGAAGGTGCTGACGGTACGGACGTAAATAATTGCAGCCGCAGTGGCGAGGGTAAATTACTGGCAACTGGGGATGACTTTGGTAAAGTCAGATTATTTTCTTACCCGGCGTGTCAGCCAAAG TCACTTTCATACACGTACGGCGGACACTCGAGTCATGTAACAAACGTTACATTCCTTCACGATGACACACGTATTGTATCAATAGGTGGAAACGATACCAGCGTTCTTCAATggattgttaattaa
- the LOC130672093 gene encoding echinoderm microtubule-associated protein-like 2 isoform X4 — MSTDMMNTIDEADQAWNEMLECETGSLLGRVADLERQSLAQRDEIVCLRATLADALRRITQLENRDKRDDEKHDRKNDRLLSSPLRNGHISLRATQNSVQKDVMRNRQTNSPCLKNSSSSGSSQDVRDSNVNSRRPASYTAPSQLPQRRSVHYQSTNSLHSDSPSSSSVSPVPSPSPRATPLPTARSPTARSNGPPQSSLRRAKRWSSTGDFIHSPQSPNNSHLTSSRLSTSTKSLFNLFKPPVLNNVKHGTRDMQYNESEGTVRMYLRGRPIVLHVPTSYVDSYDPHKVNTPPQSKLKLDWVYGYRGKDCRSNLHLLPTGEIVYFVASVVVLYNMEEHCQRHYLGHTDDVKCIAIHPNKLVVATGQVAGTDKRDAMPHIRIWNAVSLATLTIIGVGEFDGSICCLSFSKADGGSFLCAIDETSDHNISIWDWQKGERGTKVTETKCSVDTVVCADWHPLERNQIVSCGKGHVSFWSLDNGGMLYKRMGVFESREKPRYVTCLAFNQNGDVLTGDSNGNVIIWARGTNTISTLVKSLHEGSIFSICVLKNGNIVTGGGKDGRILYLDNSLQPTGEGAQIEDHFGGIRTVSEGRGSQLLIGTTRNCILVGDTEIGFCPAMLGHTEEVWGLAAHPTLPQFATAGHDRLLQMWDSLSHSVVWSKDIGELAQSVCFSPDGSVMVVGCVSGKWLVIDSESREFYTHHSDGSEALQVARYSPDGTLLAIGSRDNCIYIYQINETAKKYNRVGRCMGHSSFVTHLDWSVDSQYLRSNSGDYELLYWNPGVCRQIPQSSNLKDIEWATHTCVISFETIGIWPEGADGTDVNNCSRSGEGKLLATGDDFGKVRLFSYPACQPKSLSYTYGGHSSHVTNVTFLHDDTRIVSIGGNDTSVLQWIVN; from the exons atgtctACAGACATGATGAATACAATTGACGAAGCTGATCAGGCTTGGA ATGAGATGTTGGAATGCGAGACAGGATCTCTCCTTGGCAGAGTAGCAGACCTCGAGAGACAGTCCTTGGCACAAAGGGACGAGATTGTCTGTCTCCGTGCAACTTTAGCAGACGCATTACGACGTATAACGCAGCTGGAGAACCGTGACAAGAGAGATGACGAGAAACATGATAGAAAGAATGATAGATTGTTGTCGTCACCTTTGAGAAACGGTCATATATCTCTGAGAG CGACACAAAATTCTGTACAAAAGGATGTGATGAGAAACCGACAGACTAATTCACCGTGCCTAAAAAATTCATCGTCTTCTGGATCAAGTCAGGATGTCAGAGATTCTAATGTTAATTCTAGAAGACCCGCTAGTTATACTGCACCTTCGCAACTGCCACAAAG acgATCAGTCCACTACCAATCAACAAATTCATTGCATTCAGACAGTCCCAGTAGCAGCAGTGTCTCCCCTGTGCCATCACCCAGCCCTCGAGCGACCCCATTACCCACTGCCAG GTCGCCTACAGCCCGATCCAACGGACCTCCTCAAAGTAGTCTGCGACGCGCGAAACGTTGGTCGTCAACCGGAGACTTTATTCACTCTCCCCAGTCGCCAAACAATTCTCACCTAACCAGCTCcag ATTATCAACATCAACCAAGTCACTGTTCAACCTGTTCAAGCCTCCGGTCCTGAACAACGTCAAGCATgg cacCAGAGACATGCAGTACAACGAGTCGGAAGGGACCGTGCGAATGTATTTGCGTGGAAGACCCATAGTCCTCCATGTTCCTACATCCTACGTTGATAGTTACGACCCGCACAAAGTTAACACACCACCGCAGAGTAAATTGAAGCTGGACTGGGTCTATGGGTACCGGGGAAAAGATTGCCGCAGTAATTTACACCTTTTGCCGACCGGTGAAATTGTATACTTTGTCGCATCCGTTGTCGTCCTTTATAACATGGAGGAGCACTGCCAGAGGCATTATTTAGGACATACTGATGACGTTAAATGTATTGCCATTCATCCTAATAAATTAGTCGTCGCTACTGGACAAGTTGCTGGTACTGACAAACGGGATGCgatg cCTCACATAAGAATATGGAACGCAGTAAGTCTTGCTACGCTGACTATAATCGGCGTTGGTGAATTCGACGGATCAATTTGTTGCCTGTCATTTTCAAAAGCTGACGGCGGGAGTTTTCTTTGTGCAATTGACGAGACTTCTGATCACAATATTTCTATTTGGGACTGGCAGAAGGGTGAACGCGGTACCAAAGTCACCGAGACGAAG TGCTCAGTGGACACGGTCGTGTGCGCAGACTGGCATCCGTTGGAACGCAACCAAATAGTATCCTGTGGCAAAGGACACGTATCATTCTGGTCACTTGACAATGGCGGCATGCTTTATAAACGTATGGGAGTTTTTGAGAGCCGGGAGAAACCAAGATACGTAACTTGTCTGGCGTTTAATCAAAATGGTGACGTTTTAACTGGAGATAGTAATGGAAATGTAATTATATGGGCGcgag gGACAAATACTATTTCTACGCTGGTAAAAAGCTTACATGAAGGATCgatattttcaatatgtgTATTGAAGAACGGAAATATTGTTACCGGAGGCGGTAAAGACGGTCGTATTCTTTACTTGGACAATTCCTTGCAACCAACAGGCGAAGGAGCACAAATTGAAGACCATTTTGGCGGAATAAGAACAGTGTCAGAAGGAAGGGGCTCGCAATTATTGATCGGCACTACGAGAAATTGTATTCTAGTTGGAGACACGGAAATAGGATTCTGTCCAGCGATGCTGGGTCACACTGAAGAGGTATGGGGTCTTGCGGCACATCCTACTCTGCCCCAATTCGCGACCGCTGGACATGACAGACTTCTCCAGATGTGGGACAGTCTCAGTCACTCGGTCGTTTGGAGCAAAGACATAGGAGAGCTGGCTCAGAGCGTTTGTTTTTCTCCCGATGGCAGTGTTATGGTGGTAGGATGTGTCTCTGGTAAATGGCTGGTTATTGACAGCGAGTCGAGGGAATTTTATACCCATCATTCAGATGGTTCAGAGGCACTTCAGGTTGCTAGATATTCACCCGATGGTACTTTACTAGCTATCGGCTCACGTgataattgtatttatatttatcaaataaatgagacggctaaaaaatataacagagTTGGTAGATGTATG GGACATTCAAGTTTTGTAACTCATCTAGATTGGTCTGTAGACAGTCAATATTTACGAAGTAATAGTGGAGACtatgaattattatatt GGAATCCTGGAGTATGCAGACAAATTCCACaatcatcaaatttaaaagacaTTGAATGGGCAACACATACATGCGTGATATCATTTGAAACGATAGGAATCTGGCCAGAAGGTGCTGACGGTACGGACGTAAATAATTGCAGCCGCAGTGGCGAGGGTAAATTACTGGCAACTGGGGATGACTTTGGTAAAGTCAGATTATTTTCTTACCCGGCGTGTCAGCCAAAG TCACTTTCATACACGTACGGCGGACACTCGAGTCATGTAACAAACGTTACATTCCTTCACGATGACACACGTATTGTATCAATAGGTGGAAACGATACCAGCGTTCTTCAATggattgttaattaa